The genomic segment CTGACCAGCTCTACCACACGCTTGTGAGCTGACCTTCCTTCTCCAAAAGCAACACGAAATCTCTCTGTGGCCTAGGGAGGCTCATGCATCATTTCTTCAGGGCTCCCTCACCCAGGTGTCAATGAGAGGCTCAGGCCAAGAATCTGACTGATAAACGCCCACAGCAGCCCACAGCCCGGCAAAGGACAAGTGGGACAAAAGACAGCATTGGCTGTTAAACAACCGTGAGAATGTTTTACTTCCCTGAGAACTCCCTGGATTGTCCATAATTCCACTGTGAGGAGGTGAAGCTGTGCTCTGCCGCTGGATCACAACCCCCATCGTGCCATAGGTCCCTCATCCAGGCAGGTCCTCCACTGGTCTCAGGGACACTGGCCTTCAGACGTTGCTGTGACATCCACGGAGAGCAACCTTGGACCTacgttaaagaaaaaaattattctgacacttgtGATGGAaggcagactttattcaagactatcGCGATGGGGGAGAaagattgggctcaactccaaCTACACCCAGGACAGGTGGGggtttatagccaaggagcagtgtGAGCGGGACAGTGGATAGAAAATTATTAAGAAGAGACAGCAACGTTAGGGAGATTCCTTCTAAACTACCTTAAGaggtgttaaataaaaattatacgaGGCCATTTTTTTGGACTAAACTCCTACACTAGGATATTCAGACCAGACTGAAAAACAAGAGGCAGTCACTCATGCTAAAGATCTGGCCTTTCCAGAAATCAGGAGAGAAACAGCCAAATTTCCCAAACAGGTCAGTGTCAATTGGCATGATGATGAGGTTCCCCCTGCCTTTAATCCCTACAAAAAAAAGTAACCTgaagtaacctgatgttaacTAGTTGTTATACTTTGCTATTGTTCTGTTTCCATGTTCCCACCTTACAAGTAACTTTGAAAGGACCAGTTCACTTTTCGttcttttttaaagccattttctgTCCATAAAACCAACCTGCTGTGCTCAGCTCATTGGAACACTCGCTCTGTATTACAGAATGCAGTGCTGCCTGATgctagaatcacaaataaagcCTATTATGATCTTCCAAGTATGAAAGTTGCAGATACCAGGATGAAATCGCTTTTgtcagacacagaaaaaacagAGCTGGGAAGGCCTGAAGGAGAGGAGGCTCAAGCTTTTATGTCTAAGAACTGTTTTCAAGAACTTTCTAAAAACCCCACAAGAAACCCTTTCACATGCTCACGCATCTCCTGCTTTGACAAGGTTTGTCACTAGTCATCCTTCAGGACTGCAGTAACAGATAAGATGCTCTTGGAAGAACATTTGCCCAGTGATAGCGTCTCCACCAATAAACTCACAACTCTGACTTTGAGCCTCTGGAACTAATTAACTGTTTCCAAGCGGCTTATGTGAACTTCTCCCTTTTGGCTAATAAAAGCGTCACTTTACCCTTCCCTCGCAGGATGCACTGGTGGTTTGCCATTCCGTGCTTTCCAGATTATAACCCATACTTCTTACTCCCAAGTAAACTCAACATATTTGGAGATAATTTAGTGTACTTCTTTAGGTTGGCAAAACTTAATGTGGGGGGATTCTTGGTAAAGTCAGGCCAAGATGGTCAGAAACCAAGGGTAGGCAATGAGAACTTCATCAGCGTGGGGGGTGATCAGGTACCCAGTGTCCAGGGTGGGGATGACTTAGCAGTCTTTGCTGAGACTGGGCTGGGCAGGCCAAGTGGAAAAGAGGGCTTGGAGGAGCCTGGCTAAAGCTGGGTCGGGCGGGGTGGCGGTGTCTCCGTCCCCTGTAGATTTGCGGTCCCCACCGCCTGCCTCAATGCAGCTTAGGCCAAATAATGATATTTACGCGGTCACCTCTTGAGTCCTAAAAGGCTGAGACCCTTGTGAGGTCTCTGCTGGGCCTGCCCATGCCCTGGGCACCTGCGGCTCTTCCGTACActctgggagggaggcagagggcggCGACCTCActgcccagggctgccctggACCTTCCTCCCAGAGCGAATCGCTGTGAGGCGGGCAGAGACGCACCCCTCCCCGTCCATGTTTGGCCCGGGTTCACACAGGCCCGGGCGCTCGGCCGCGGACGCGCGTGGGCCCGACACCTGCAGCGCAGCCCGCCCGGCGCCTACGCCCGCACCCCACCAGCTGTAGCCAGCCGCGCGCGTCCGGGGTCGCGCCAGAATCGCGTCAAAACCGGGCGCCCAAGCCGCGCATGCGCAGGACCGGGTCCGAGGGACTGCGCGGGAGGGGCGGTGCCCAGACAGCCTCTGCGCGCTCGCGCAGCCCCGCCTCCTTGTCCGGGGCCAATGGGCTCGCAGGATCCGCCCCTGACGACGCAGGCCCCGCCCTCTAGAGACGCGCGCGGCGCAGCGGTCCCCGGCGagggcagcagagaaagagggCCCCGGCCGGGGGTCCGCGCGGCGCGGCCGCCATGAAGTTGACGCGGAAGATGGTCCTGGCCCGGGCCAAGGCCTCGGAGCTGCACAGAGTGCGCAAGCTCAACTGCTGGTGAGCGCCGGGCCCGGGGGAGCAGGGCGCCGGGGCCGGGGGGCGGGATCGGGGGATCCTGGGGGGCCCGGGGAGAACGGGGCGCCGGGGCCAGGTTGGGGGGAACTCCGGGGGCCGCCTCGGGCCAGCCTCTGGGAGTGTCGCCGTGGGCCCAGGGCCTCTGGCGCGGTCACTGCGGTGCTTGCCCCCGAGGGCGGCGCTCTGGACACTGGCCCCTGCGCGCGAGCCCAGCACAGCTGCGGTTTCCCGGAGACTCGCGGGGGCGTTGCGCCGGCGCCGGCGGTGGGAGGCCGGGGAAAGGCGGCTGAGACCCCGGGGCCGCGGGGCGTTGGTGCGGGACTCGCGTCCCTGCCGGCAGGCGACGGGAAGGGCCTGGGTGCTGCGCCCCGCCCCAGCGGGCTCGCCGGCGGGTGGGCGGGTCGCGCTGAGCCGAGGAAGACAGAGCTTCCAGAGGCGGCGGCCTGGAGTCCAGGTGCTTCCTGGGGGTCCGGGCTGAGGGGCTGAGGTGTCCTGTGAACTGGCCGCGGTGTCAGCGCCAGACAAGAGGGTGTCGCTCTGTGTTGATTAAAGTCTTTCTCTATGCCCTGGCACATCTGGTGTTTTGGCCACAATTTCCCTGActcatttgcttttaaataatgtACGTCTTTGTTTGGCATGGCTGGCCAGTACTTCTCTAGGCAGAGAGAAACAACAGCCCTATTTCAGGCTTTTAAAGTTTGCTTCATAAGTTGCATGTTTAGCCTTTGAACTTGACCTCCTATAAAGACTCCCTTGTTTACATCCATGGGGGAAATTAACCTTCTGCCGAGAAGGAGTAAATCATTTTGTGTCCTACAAATGGAGCAACCCCTACTGCTCCTTAGTGTGAAAAGTACCCTCCAATCATCAAACATGTAGTTATGTTGAAAATCAACCAAAAAACAGTTTTTGACATTTTTGCCAGTTATCTGGGCAACCTTCCTTTCTGACTGTGTCATCAAAATCATAGAATCTTAAGGTTTTAGATAGTCATAATTAATGTTtggaatttttgtctttaatatacaaaattaaagTATGTGTGTCTTTTCTTCCCTCAGGGGTAGCCGTCTCACAGACGTAAGTACTGCATTGATCTTCTCCAAATGGCCCCAGTCCCCAAAGTTGTAACTTCTTCCCCCAGAGGACTGCAAAACCCACAAAGCTGCACCCGTCAGTTCTGTCCCTGCCTTAGCAGTTTTTGTAACGTAAAACCACTCACGAAACAATTCTGCGGTGCCCAAGAGTATTTTGAAGTTCCTGTAAACAATCCTGTAAATGAAGCGCTGTTTGTCACTTGCTGGTCGTTTGTCACTTGCTGCTCTCACTCACAGAGGGCAGCAGAGTCGGAAGTTCTGACCTGGAGGGGGTCCCAGGAGGGTTGGTCTTTCTTCCTTAAGGAGAAGAAGGCCTCCCTAGAGCGTCCTCACTTCAGCTCACTTCTCGGTCAGATCcggccccctgcccccgccccctccaaGGCAGGCAGAGACTGAGTCTCCTGGGGTCGGGGACTTGCGCATGTGGGTCTgtaaagagatttttctttttctttctttctttctaaatcctAGAATGAATATCCCCAACTTACACAGGGATTTTGTGCCaatctttcactttttaatatacttttgttTTATAACTCATACTCTACCTCTCCTTACAACAAAACTAAACGTGGCTGAGTCAGTACTAGGCTAGTCCAGAAGAGCCTGGACCCAGAGCGCCTGGACCTACTCTGCCTCGTGCTGTGGCTGAAATGTTGCATATTTAGCAGCAAAAGCACAAAAGCACACGTGAAGCCTTCTGACCGTCCTGTGAGCTTGGTGAGGTCaggggcctccctgcccagcacGTGGCAGGCTCTCACATAGTCGGGGAATGTGGCGTTCAGCAAGCTTACAGGTCACCAAGGCTTTCTGGACCATCCCGAGCACCCAGCCGCTCGGTCCCACTGAGTTAATAGGACAAACGTGGTCTGAGGTCCAGTTTCAAGCCGTCTCCCTTTTGGCCCAGCTCTGTTGGCAAAAAGGGAACTTCTGTCTTTTCCTTATACCTCAGGGACAGCAAGAAGAAAGGCTGTCCCAGCATGGGGGCGTTGAGGTCCCCTGCCTGGTGTCCTCTGAGGCCACCTGAAGCGGTGAGTGCTCTGTCACTGCTGGCACTGGGTAGCAATGGTGCTGTTTAAATTTTACGCGGCGTGCGAGCCACGGTGAGTACACACGCTGCTCCTTCAGTCTGAGGGACCGCCTGGCTGCGGAGTGGCGTGTGGCGCAGAGCCCAGCGTTCTCACAGGTGTCCACCTGAGCCCTGGCTGAGCAAGGCCACTCCCCTTGGCCCCTGGCACGGAGTTGACCGTGGCTCAGACACAGTTCTGTGCTGGCCTGACAGAAGTGTCATCGCGACACCAGTGCTGAGCGGTGTTCCAGTCACGTTTTCTTCCCTCCTAGATTTCCATATGCCGGGAGATGCCCAGCCTGGAGGTGGTCACTCTCAGGTACCCAGCTCACGTCCCTCCCTTGGGGCCCAGTGCTGTGCGATGACCTGCAGACCCCCGCACAGTCCGGGAAAGAGAGAGCCTGGCCGCCGTGGCCCCTGCGTTCCACCCTCCTCCTCAGGGCCCCACTGGGCGTCCCTGACTGTCCTTGGCCATCCCTGCAGTGGGCAGGGCCCTCTTAAGGCTGAGCAGAGGCTGGCCCTGGGACGGAGAAGGCCCCGGAGAATTGCCGCGTAAGGCCGGGTGGCAGTCCTCCATGATGACATCAGGGGCTTTGGTCCCAGTGCCCTGGGCGGGAGCAGTGAAGGCACAGGGCTCGGGCGGGCTCCTAGTGGAAAGGAACCTTAGTTTTGCTCTCGGCCTCATACTGAGATGCTGAGTGAAATAACGTATGTGAAATGCAGAGCTCAGCATGTGGCACCAAGAACCTCGTTAACAAGTGAGTGTTGAGTGTGGTGGTGCGTCCCCAAGGGGAGAACGAGGACCCTTCAAGGCGCGTGGCAGATAGCAGTGCCCTCCCGAGGGATGCTGCAGGTGGACGGCACAGCACAGGGTCTCTGGCCCTTGGGAGCCGCCTTTGAGCCTCGCGCCATGAGTGGCTCCGCCTGCTTGTGGAGGGGACAGGTCCCCACAGCCTGCTGGTTTACACCTTAGGGCTCTGCCGCGTGCTTCCTTGCGCTTTGCTGTTTCTTTGATGTGTGTACATTTCTGCACATGGAAATTAAACCCATATCCTTTGTTTCTTCTGTATCGTGAGATTTTGGAAGTTCAGCGCTCAGTCCTGTGTGACGTGGAGCTTGCTTATATTCTTTGCTGTGTGTTCTGGCCTCTGCCTGCTTCAGGGCAAAGTGTCCCTTGGgaggccttggtttcctcacctgtgaaagaCGGGCAGGTGGGCACAGGCCCCATGAGGCCTTTTTCTGGCATTTATGATTGGGAGGAGACCTTGGACGCCCAAGCCCTGCCAGCCACCAGCTGTGTGGGTCTCCACGCAGCGTCAACAGCGTGTCCAGCCTGGAGCCCGTGAGCCAGTGCCAGCGCCTGAGCGAGCTGTACCTGAGGAGGAACTGCATCCCCAGCCTGGCCGAGCTCTTCCACCTGAAGGACCTGCCGCACCTCAGGGTGCTGTGGCTGGCCGAGAACCCGTGCTGCGGCGCCAACCCACACCGCTACCGCATGACCGTGCTGCGCAACCTGCCCAACCTCCAGAAACTGGACAATCAGGGTAGGCGTCCGCGGCCCGCAGGGTCACGCCGGCACACCCGCCCACCTGCACTGTGGGCACAGGCCCTGACACCGAAGTTCCCTGTCCCTCTCTCGTCTTCTCTGCAAATTCCTGGTCTTTCGAGAACAGCTGTCCCCTGTCTAGAGGCTCCTGGAGGAGCTGTTGCAGGTCTGTGCTTCTCCTTCCGGAAGCGGCCGCGCAGTCGGCACCTGCACGCAGTGCTCAGCGCGGGCACGGTGTCGGGCGCCCCCACCCCGTGAGCAGGCACAGCTTGGTGCTGTGTCTCTCCCGTCGTCCCCTGAAGCGCAGTGCCGCTCTGCACACCGTGCGCTGTGCCCAGCGAGGACGTGTGTGTCTGGCCTGCCCAGCAGCGTCACGCTGGCCCACAGGGACCAGGCGGGCTCGGCTCCACGGGCCGCAAACCTGGGGCGCCGGGGCCATCGCACAGTGGTGCATGTGGCTGGCACGCGCCAAGGCCGCTCTGATGtccttcctctgtcctcccccaAGCTGTGACGGAGGAGGAGCTGTCCCGCGCCTTGATGGAGGGAGAGGAGATCACCGCCCCGGGCAGAGAGGGCCCTGAGCAGCTGTCCTATGTGCTGAGCTCCATCAGCTCCGCCGCGGAGACCGGCCGGGACCCGCTGAGCTGCTGCGAGGAGGAGGCAGAGTGAGGCTCGGGGCAGCGGGGCCTCCCACAGAGGGTCAGAGGGGGCTTCCTGTGGTCTGCGTCTCCGGGAGTGGGGGAGAGGGTTGTCTAGGACGGCTGTTCCTTCTCTGTGCTCCCCGGGAGCGACCCCAGTCACCCTGCAGTAGTGATTTCAGTGGCATCTCCGTGTCTTGTCGGctgcaggggagcaggggagcaggTGAGAGGCGCCGGCCAGCTCCTGTAGCCCTGGGGGGAGCTTGtgcaggagcagggagggcctCTGGGGGGGCCGCAGCCTGGAGGCCGTTCCCAGTTCGATGGTTAGCGGGGCGCGTGAGAGCCCGAGTGTGCCCCTCGGTGTGGCCGCCGAGCTGCCTTGGGCCGGAGGGGCAGGGCCTGTGGAGCCGACCCACACAGCGCCCGGAGCGCGGCTCGGGACTCTGCGGGTAGTTGGAGCAGAAACACGTGGGGCGTGTTGTAGAGACAGTTCTTCGGAGCAGCCCCAGCGCTGAGTGTTTCCCTGCAGTGTGGGGGCCGAGGGATGTGACCTCTGAGGGGAGCAGCTGCTGTCTAACGCACAGGCTTCGGCTCCGCGGGCAGCACTGGCGTGGCACCTCCCCCACTGGCCCCCGCAGCCCTCGCGTGCGGGAGCGCCAGTGCCCACGGTTCAGGGCTCTCATTTGTGTGTCTCGGTGCCCCTGCCCCCGAGACCTGGGCAGAAGGTGTTACCGTTAGTGGGGACCCCAGAGTGCAAGGAGGTTGCCCCCAGGGAGGAAAGATAAGTAAGTGCTGGGGCCACCATCCCATGTGCTCGGGCTCCCTGAGCTGCCCAGGTGCCATCTGGAACGTCCCCACCCACTGCAGTCGGCCTCCCTGCGCGTCCCCCACGTGCTGGGGTCGGGGAAGCCCACTGGTATGACTCGGAGTCTCCTCCTCGTGGGCCGTGAGCTGCAGGTGTGGTCTGCAAAGGTGACTGGTCCTCGGCCCCTCTGACCCGTGCCCACCTTCGCTGTCCCCCCTCACCAGCAGCGTCCAGGGCCAGCTCCGCCTGAAGGCCCCTTCCCGGGAccagtttccttccttcttgcaGAGGGACGTTTCGAACAGTCACAAGAATAGGGTGAGTGGCAGGGGCCACCCTGCCAGgtcctgctgctccctctgccccacaCTTTCCTCCGTGTCCTGTCCGTGGTTCCTGTGCAGCTGGCTGCCTGGAGGCCCGTCCCTGAGGCTGTTCCCTTCCCGGGTTGGGCCGGGCCCCGGGCCCCGTGGTGCGCAGCAGCCCTGTGCTGCCGGGGCTTAGTAGCGTTCTCTGCCCCCAGCACGTCCTGACCGCcgtcctgctgctgctgcgggaGCTGGACGTGGAGGGGCTGGAGGCCGTGCAGCGGACTGCGGGCAGCCGGCTGCGGGCCCTGCAGGAGCAGGAGCTGCCGGAGCAGGCGGAGTGACTGTCGCCAGGGCCCAGAGTCGCTGGGCCTCCACACGGACCCCAGTGTCTTCCTCCAGCACCTGGGAGCTGGAGGGCCACGGCCTTAGCCCCACACAGGAAAGCCGGCCTCGGTTTGCCAGGGCCGAGGGCAGGAGGGTGTCAGGTGTCGGGTGCTGGCTGGGCGGACCCGGCCCTGTGCCCGGGGCTGAGAAGGAGCCTGGGCCCGGGCTGGCGGAGACACCTGCCCACACCGGGGCGTCCCGGGACTCTCCTGTGGTGGGGAGCGTCGGGGCTGTCCTCCACGGGAGGGCTTTTCGGGGCATCCTCCCTAATAAAGTGTTCCTAAGTCTGAACTGGAAGCAGACGTTCCCCAAGTGGCAGGCCCGGCCTTGACGTTCTTCCTAAAGGTCAGCGCCGTTTCTCGGCCCGATGGGGGACGTGACCGTGAGCGGTTTTGCCCACATCAGTCCTTAGTCGTTGGATGGGTCTGTCGACCAAGGAGACCCCAGAACAACAGGCTGCCCGGGGCCCTCCTCGGCGGCTGCGGCCCCGCTGCCGGGGAAGGAGGTTTTCGCAGCAGCGCAGGGACGCTGCTCTTCCTGCCTGTCCACGGAGGACGCCGCAGCGGCGGGGCAGTCCCCCCCGAGCAGGGCCGTGGGGGGCAGCCGGAGCAGGGTCCAGACGCTTTCCTCTGGGCAGAGGATGCTGGGATGCAGGTGGTGCCCCCGGAAACCAAGGGTGCGTTCACGTGAAAGGAGGGGAGTGCGGCCGTCGCGCCTTCGTGGAGAGGACCCAGCTCTGGCTGTGCGGGGTGGGGACTGGGGCAGGACAGCGGTGACCTTCCTCCCGCGTGGGGCCGGGGCCCAGTCTCTCACACGGCCACGTCCATGCACAAGCTGAGAGCACGGGCTGTGTGTAGCTGCACGGACCACGGAGCCAGGGCCGGAGTGACAGCGTCTGGAAGGCCACTCGCTCTCCTAAGCTGCTGTTTGAAGATGAAGCTACACTCGTGGTACAGCCGTTTTCAAAACGGTGGCCACTGTACGCTGGCCCTGGGCGAGCCCAGGGTGAAGACAGGCGGCTGATCCACCTGCCGGCTATTTCAGGTCAGGGGTGTGATCTCAGCGGTGGGAAGCCAGGAGTTACCACGCTGGGGACGCCTAGACGGAAGGTCGCGGGCCTG from the Eulemur rufifrons isolate Redbay chromosome 7, OSU_ERuf_1, whole genome shotgun sequence genome contains:
- the CFAP410 gene encoding cilia- and flagella-associated protein 410 isoform X1, producing MKLTRKMVLARAKASELHRVRKLNCWGSRLTDISICREMPSLEVVTLSVNSVSSLEPVSQCQRLSELYLRRNCIPSLAELFHLKDLPHLRVLWLAENPCCGANPHRYRMTVLRNLPNLQKLDNQAVTEEELSRALMEGEEITAPGREGPEQLSYVLSSISSAAETGRDPLSCCEEEADSVQGQLRLKAPSRDQFPSFLQRDVSNSHKNRHVLTAVLLLLRELDVEGLEAVQRTAGSRLRALQEQELPEQAE
- the CFAP410 gene encoding cilia- and flagella-associated protein 410 isoform X2 — its product is MKLTRKMVLARAKASELHRVRKLNCWGSRLTDISICREMPSLEVVTLSVNSVSSLEPVSQCQRLSELYLRRNCIPSLAELFHLKDLPHLRVLWLAENPCCGANPHRYRMTVLRNLPNLQKLDNQAVTEEELSRALMEGEEITAPGREGPEQLSYVLSSISSAAETGRDPLSCCEEEADVQGQLRLKAPSRDQFPSFLQRDVSNSHKNRHVLTAVLLLLRELDVEGLEAVQRTAGSRLRALQEQELPEQAE